The window ATGCGAAAAATGCAACTGCTTAAGCCCGAACTCGATAAAATTAAGGCGCGCTTTCCCGATGACCGTGAAAAGCAGCAGATGGAACAGATTCGAATCTTTAAAGAAAAGGGTGTAAACCCACTTGGTGGTTGTTTGCCAATGTTGCTGCAGATGCCGGTATGGTTTGCACTGTATCGTGCACTCTGGACTGCGGTGGATTTGTATCAGCAGCCTTTTCTTTGGATAGTAGACCTCACCGCTAAGGAGCCTTTTCCATTTTTGGCATTGGCACTCGGCGGCGTGACATTTTTACAGCAAAAATTAACACCAACTACAATGGACAATGACCAAGCTCGAATCATGATGTTTATGATGCCGATTATGCTTACGGTCATTATGGTAGGACTGCCCAGCGGGTTGGTGCTTTATATCTTCGTCAACAGTGTGTTGACCATTGGTCAACAGCTGGTTATCAACAAGCGAGTTCCAGTACCGACTTAAGGAACCTCGCATACACCTTCATCAAATATGGACATTTTATAAAATGACAGAAGGACAAGAATTCCGGGGCCGCAGCACAGCTGAAGCGGCTATTGCGGCAAGTGAAGCACTGGGTGTAACCCGGAGCGAAGTAGATTTCAGAGTTATCTCTGAAATTGGGGAAGGGCTGGATCGAGTTGTAGTGATCCAGGCAAAAGCTAAAGAAGGCGCGAAGCCACGTAGCGATGATGACGCAGGTTCGTCAGATGGAAATCGCTCCGAAGGACGCCGTGAGCGCGGAGGCCGTGAGCGCGGCGGCCGTGATCGTGGTGGCCGTGATCGTGATCGTGGCGGACGCGGTGGCAGAGACCGCGGTGACCGTGACAACAGTGGAGGCCGTGGCCGACGTGATGGTCGTCAGGAAGAAAAGGTTGAAGAGCTTATTGAGCTTAAGCCAGCGACTCCTGAAGAGCTTGAAGCTAAGCCAGTTGTTCCCGCAGCAGATGCAGGCGAGCGCGCTAAAGTAGCAAGCACCGTTGTTGCTGAAATTTTGAAACTCTCCGGTATCGAAGCAACAGCAAATGTTGTGGAAGACACTGAAGAGCAAATTCAGATTGAAGTAACCGGGGAGCAGTGTGCACGAGTTATCGGTGAACGCGGTGAGGTATTACTTGCGCTGCAGTTTATCGTAAACCGTATCGTCACACGCCAGGTTGAAGGTGATCAACTGATCATTCTTGACGCTGCTGGTTACCGCGAGCGCCGTCGCAACGCTCTGGTTGAGCTTGCTGAACGATTGGCACAGCGTGCCGAGCGTGATCAGAAGGTTGTTAAGCTTAGCCCAATGAGTCCTCATGACCGCCGGGTATTTCACCGCGCTTTGACAGAGAACGAAGGCGTTCGAACGGAGTCAAAAGGTGATGGTTTGTACCGAAACCTTTTAATCATTCCGTCGGAGTATCAATCAGCTCGAGGCTGATTTTTATTCTTGGAATAATTATTGAAGCAATTTGATTGAAGGGCTGTGTGAGCAGCCCTTTCATTTTTATTGCCAATCTCTATTCAGGACGTTGTTTATGAAACCACGCGCTAGTTGGGTACTCTTTGGAGTCAATGCTCTTTGGGTAGTGTTGGCAGATCAGGTTACCAAGTGGATGGCAATCGCGCATTTAACCAATGCGTTCAAGGCAACTGCGGCAGCTCCGGCTGCGGTGACATTTGCCGAGCAGCTCGACCGTTTCCTTTATACTCTTCACCCAAACCGTATTCGTTCGGTTGAGGTGTTAGAGAATTTTTGGCATTTTCGTTATGTTGAAAACCCTGGTGCTGCATTTGGTTTTCTAGCAGATCAGGAAGCTTGGCTTCGCTTACCGCTTTTCGTCACCATTACGATTATAGCGACTGGGTTTATTTGCTGGATGTTTCATCAAACGACGCCCGATCAGCGTTTGATGCGTTTTACCTTGGGAATTATTCTCGGGGGCGCCATTGGCAACTTTATAGACCGCATTCGTTTAGGCTACGTGATCGATTTTATTGATTGGCACTGGTACGAAAGTAATTGGCCTACCTTTAATATAGCCGATTCAGCGATCAGCGTGGGAGTCGTTTTGCTTGTGATCGAGATGATTAAAGTTGAGCGCCAGAACGCAGAGCAAGCCAAAGACTCATAACTGCCGTTTGATGCCGCAAGGGGTTAAGAGTGCATCCAGTAGTATTTCAAACAGATTTCTTTGGGCTTTTAAGCCAGCCTTTGGTGCTGCACGCTTACGGGTTGTTTATTGCTATCGGATTCATGTCGGCAATGCTCTTAGCTAAAGCCCAAGCAAACCGCGAAGGTGAAGACGGCGATATTGTCGTGGACATGGCGTTTTGGCTTTTGCTTTGGGGTTTGGTTGGAGCCCGGTCTATTTTCATTCTGACCCAGCTCGATAAATACCTCGCAGACCCCACACAGGTCTTATATTTTTGGCGCGGAGGATTGGTCTTCTATGGTGGCTTCATTGGAGCAGCCATTTGCCTCATTTATTACACCCGTCGTCATAAATTACCGTTCTTTAAATTTGCAGACATCTTTGTTCCTTTTTTAGCTATGGCGCACGCTTTTGGCCGCTTAGGTTGTTTGTGTGCTGGTTGCTGCTTTGGAAAGCCCACAGATATGCCCTGGGGCATTGTCTTTCCCAAGCACTCGATGCCTCACCAGGCTCATCAAGAAGCCGGTGATGTGCTCTTTAATCAATTGCCATTAGCTGTTCACCCAACCCAACTCTATGAGGCCGGTGCGGAGCTTTTGATGTTCTTTTTCTTGCTCTCTTTGAGGCCGAAGAAAAGATTCCATGGACAGATACTTTTGGTTTGGCTGGCGGTGTACCCGGTTATCCGCTCGGTGATTGAACTGTACCGTGGTGATAAGATCCGGGGAGTTTATTTTTTAGGGCTCTCCACCTCGCAATACATATCGATTGGAGTTGCTCTAAGCGCCGCGATTATCTATTTTTTCCTTCGCAAAAAGCGCGATGCTCAGCCAGCCTAGGCTTTATGAGCACTAAAAACTCCAAGTTCGACGGAAATATCTAGCTTAGCGTTATCATTTTGCTTCAGAGCGGATTCAAACATATTGGTAATGTTCGAAGATCCGTGAGACCAAAGATTAAACAATCCCTGCATTAGAAAAGAATGACCGAGCTGCGATAAATCAGTCTCCAGGTGAAAGCTTGCTTGGCTTGAGCTTTGCCAAATGAAGCCTGCTTCTTCCACTGAGTTTTGGCAAGCCGCGATGCTTGGAAACTCTTCGCGCGTAGCGAATACCGAAGTGTCTTGCTGAGGATCTTGGGCTTCTTGAATAAACCGGTAGAGAGCTGAGAAGCTTCCATGAAGTGGTAGAGCGCAAATGATGCTACCGCCAGGCTTTATCGTTGGGTAAAGAGTGCGCAAAGTGCGGCTTAGTCGTTCCGGGTGACGGTAGGCCCAAATGCCCCAAACCAAATCAAATACAGCTTCCCCAAAAGGGTGGTTTTGAAGAGCTTGTTTTCTTAGGAATACGTTGGCTTTGCGCTTGGAAAGTTTATCGTGAAACTTACCTAAATTTTCTCGGCTTTCGTCTATCGCGATGGCCCGCGAGCCGGCCGGTAATTTCTCGAAGAGTTCAAGGCAAACATCTCCGGCGTGTGGCAAGAAATCAAGACACTCGACTTTTTCTTCAAAGGGCTCCAGGTAAGGAGACACTTGGGTGCAGATATGTCTTTCCCAGGCCTGAGCTTGTTGCTCTTCGTTTGGTGAAAGCGCACTGGCCACCGGTAACAATCAGTTCGTTGGGTCTGGAGTTTGTCCGGGAAGAACAGATACGGTAGCGGGTGAAGGCTTTTTAGCCGGCTTATCGAGATTTTCCATCTTGCAGCTGCCCTCGAAGATAACGCCTTTTTCGATCATCAGCTGCGGGGTGTGGATGTTGCCACGTAGCCGCGCAGGTTTGTTGAGCTCTACAGATTGCTTAGCGTAAACGTCGCCTGTGACATCACCGTTGATGACAATTTGCCCAACGTTGATGGTTGCGTTGACCTTGGCGCCCTGTCCAATCACGAGAATGTCTTTGGTGTTAATCTCGCCTCGGAAAGAGCCGTCAATTCGAACGGTGCCTTCGAATACCAGTTTACCTTCGAAAGAACTCTCTGGGCCTAAAATGGTATGTACGTCGTGGACATTTCCGGGTGTCGAGTTCGATGTATCTCTTTTAAGAACAGCCATGTAGATCTCCTTGAGAAGAGGGGAATACACGCCGCCCGATGATAAGACAAGGGATCATATTCAGCGGGGCTCTTCGCGAAACTACCTTAGAGTAGATTCAGGGAGATGTTTCCCACGATCTCAAAAGAGACAGAGATATCGCTGAATTGGGATTGACTCTTGACGTTGGCTCGTGCATTTCAGGGCGACCCTGGACCGTTTTCGGCTTCGCGATTTGGGACGAATTAAAACCAAATCATAAGCGTTATTCTGCCCGAAGCGAGGATGAGAATGACTTACCGACCTGAATCAGTTAATGACACTATTGTAGCTTGTGCGACTGCCAACGGCGCGGGAGCAGTTGCAATCGTTCGACTCTCCGGTTCTGAAGCGGTCAAAATTGCAGATGCGATGGCACCCAGTAAAAAGCCTAGGAAAAGCCATAGGTTAAGTCGCGCATCCGTAAAGAATAAACAAGGTCAGATTCTAGATGATGCAATGGTTGTCCACATGCTGGCACCGCGCTCTTATACCGGCCAAGATTGCGTAGAGTTTCATCTCCATGGATCTAAAGCGGTGGTTAGCTCTGTTATCAATGAAGCTAAAAACTTGGGTGCTCGAATGGCTGGGCCAGGTGAGTTTACCCTGCGCGCTTTTTTAAATGGTCAGCTCGACCTTGCTCAAGCAGAAGCAGTCGGCGATCTGATTGCCTCACAAAGTGATGCGCAACGAGAGACGGCAACCCGTCAACTTGAGGGCGGTCTTTCCCGCCAAATCGCAACGCTTCAGTCTGACCTTGAAGGAATGCTTGCAGATATGCGAGCCGCGCTTGATTTCCCCGAATACCCCACTGGCGATGGGCTCCTGCCGGGGCACAGAGAAATTGTTGACAGAACCAATGAGCAAGTCAAAAAGCTAATTAAAAACAAGAGGTTAGATGTTTCAAAGGGCCGTAGGATTTGCCTCTGTGGAGCACCTAATGTTGGTAAATCTTCGCTTTTAAATCATTGGGTCGGCGATAGGCGAGTTCTAGTAGACGACGAGCCCGGGACGACAAGAGACCCCATTGAGGTTGAGTTCTTAGATGGGCTCATCCGCTGGTCAGTCATTGATACGGCTGGGATCCGTGAAGGCGCCAAAGGTCTAGAGCGCCGCGGTATCGATATGACCCACGAGCACGCCGCCCAGGCAGATTTGGTTCTATGGCTGGTGGCGGGTGATGATCCAGTATTTCCAGAGGAATCAATGAAAGCGATGGTCGTTGGTACCAAAGCCGATTTGATGACACTTCAAGGGCTGAAGTCAGTTGAAGAGCAAGCGAGTAAAGCTGGACTGCCTTTTGCCGGCTGGATTTCAAATACGACTGGCGAAGGTGTTGAAGAGTTAAGAAACCGGGTGACAGCTGAGTTTCATTCACCGGCCAGCTCCGAGCAACTTGTGATTGTGAAGCAACGTCATGTGTTGGCTCTGGAAGACACCTTGGCGGCTATGGCTCGACTTGAAGATGCTTTAAGTGCGGGAATGTCGCTGGATGTTTTATCTTACGAATTAGAGGACGCTGTTCGCAGCTTGGGCTCAATTCTCGGCCATGATGTCGATACAGCCCTTTTGGATCGAATTTTCTCTGAGTTTTGTATCGGAAAGTAGGTCGACGATGGGTGAACGCACGTTTGATGTAGTGATCGTGGGAGCAGGGCATGCGGGATGCGAAGCTGCACTTGCGGCGAGTAGATTGGGTGCAAATACTGCGCTGGTCACGTTAAAGCTCGATAAAATCGCGCAAATGAGCTGTAACCCAGCGATTGGTGGCGTCGGTAAAGGCCATCTAGTTCGGGAAATTGATGCGATGGGCGGCGCAATGGCAAAAGTTGCCGACGCAACTGGCATTCAATACAAGCGCTTAAACACATCGAGAGGGCCCGCTGTTCGCTCGACCCGTTGCCAGTCTGACTCTAAGGCTTACAAAGCAGTCATGTCGGATGTGATTAACAACGCACCAAACCTCACGCTTTTTGAAGATGAAGTTGTACGCCTCGACTATAGCAATGAGGGCCTTGAGGGTGTTGGACTTAAAAGCGGAGACATCTTAAAAACCCGCGCGGCTGTTATTACAACTGGAACCTTCCTTAATGGTCTTTGCCATGTTGGCTCTGAGCAATTTGCTGGTGGGCGCGTCGGCGACGCTCCGGCTAACTTCTTGTCTGACTCTTTACGTGCCTTGGGCCTTACCTTGGGCCGCTTCAAGACGGGGACAACGCCTCGATTGGCG is drawn from Deltaproteobacteria bacterium and contains these coding sequences:
- a CDS encoding class I SAM-dependent methyltransferase — its product is MASALSPNEEQQAQAWERHICTQVSPYLEPFEEKVECLDFLPHAGDVCLELFEKLPAGSRAIAIDESRENLGKFHDKLSKRKANVFLRKQALQNHPFGEAVFDLVWGIWAYRHPERLSRTLRTLYPTIKPGGSIICALPLHGSFSALYRFIQEAQDPQQDTSVFATREEFPSIAACQNSVEEAGFIWQSSSQASFHLETDLSQLGHSFLMQGLFNLWSHGSSNITNMFESALKQNDNAKLDISVELGVFSAHKA
- a CDS encoding polymer-forming cytoskeletal protein codes for the protein MAVLKRDTSNSTPGNVHDVHTILGPESSFEGKLVFEGTVRIDGSFRGEINTKDILVIGQGAKVNATINVGQIVINGDVTGDVYAKQSVELNKPARLRGNIHTPQLMIEKGVIFEGSCKMENLDKPAKKPSPATVSVLPGQTPDPTN
- the yidC gene encoding membrane protein insertase YidC, which translates into the protein MRKMQLLKPELDKIKARFPDDREKQQMEQIRIFKEKGVNPLGGCLPMLLQMPVWFALYRALWTAVDLYQQPFLWIVDLTAKEPFPFLALALGGVTFLQQKLTPTTMDNDQARIMMFMMPIMLTVIMVGLPSGLVLYIFVNSVLTIGQQLVINKRVPVPT
- a CDS encoding KH domain-containing protein produces the protein MTEGQEFRGRSTAEAAIAASEALGVTRSEVDFRVISEIGEGLDRVVVIQAKAKEGAKPRSDDDAGSSDGNRSEGRRERGGRERGGRDRGGRDRDRGGRGGRDRGDRDNSGGRGRRDGRQEEKVEELIELKPATPEELEAKPVVPAADAGERAKVASTVVAEILKLSGIEATANVVEDTEEQIQIEVTGEQCARVIGERGEVLLALQFIVNRIVTRQVEGDQLIILDAAGYRERRRNALVELAERLAQRAERDQKVVKLSPMSPHDRRVFHRALTENEGVRTESKGDGLYRNLLIIPSEYQSARG
- the lgt gene encoding prolipoprotein diacylglyceryl transferase; protein product: MHPVVFQTDFFGLLSQPLVLHAYGLFIAIGFMSAMLLAKAQANREGEDGDIVVDMAFWLLLWGLVGARSIFILTQLDKYLADPTQVLYFWRGGLVFYGGFIGAAICLIYYTRRHKLPFFKFADIFVPFLAMAHAFGRLGCLCAGCCFGKPTDMPWGIVFPKHSMPHQAHQEAGDVLFNQLPLAVHPTQLYEAGAELLMFFFLLSLRPKKRFHGQILLVWLAVYPVIRSVIELYRGDKIRGVYFLGLSTSQYISIGVALSAAIIYFFLRKKRDAQPA
- the mnmE gene encoding tRNA uridine-5-carboxymethylaminomethyl(34) synthesis GTPase MnmE — protein: MTYRPESVNDTIVACATANGAGAVAIVRLSGSEAVKIADAMAPSKKPRKSHRLSRASVKNKQGQILDDAMVVHMLAPRSYTGQDCVEFHLHGSKAVVSSVINEAKNLGARMAGPGEFTLRAFLNGQLDLAQAEAVGDLIASQSDAQRETATRQLEGGLSRQIATLQSDLEGMLADMRAALDFPEYPTGDGLLPGHREIVDRTNEQVKKLIKNKRLDVSKGRRICLCGAPNVGKSSLLNHWVGDRRVLVDDEPGTTRDPIEVEFLDGLIRWSVIDTAGIREGAKGLERRGIDMTHEHAAQADLVLWLVAGDDPVFPEESMKAMVVGTKADLMTLQGLKSVEEQASKAGLPFAGWISNTTGEGVEELRNRVTAEFHSPASSEQLVIVKQRHVLALEDTLAAMARLEDALSAGMSLDVLSYELEDAVRSLGSILGHDVDTALLDRIFSEFCIGK
- the lspA gene encoding signal peptidase II, encoding MKPRASWVLFGVNALWVVLADQVTKWMAIAHLTNAFKATAAAPAAVTFAEQLDRFLYTLHPNRIRSVEVLENFWHFRYVENPGAAFGFLADQEAWLRLPLFVTITIIATGFICWMFHQTTPDQRLMRFTLGIILGGAIGNFIDRIRLGYVIDFIDWHWYESNWPTFNIADSAISVGVVLLVIEMIKVERQNAEQAKDS